A window of the Planococcus citri chromosome 4, ihPlaCitr1.1, whole genome shotgun sequence genome harbors these coding sequences:
- the ND-18 gene encoding NADH dehydrogenase [ubiquinone] iron-sulfur protein 4, mitochondrial, translating into MAQCALLCARRFLSEGNLSKLRAPFSTSSFLKTEEKGYQLVDVKTSQLVEREEDKKDVFEDHPPFYLEPLSGVPPEHRRERLVRISKPPKNAMQSGTDNTHGYLIQFDQRQRWENNLMGWTSSGDPLSNLQMRFRTIEEAITFCKKNAYPYYIEDEKPLNARSKSYANNFSWNKRSRTSTK; encoded by the exons ATGGCACAGTGTGCTCTATTATGTGCCAGGCGTTTCCTTTCCGAAGGTaatctgtcaaaatt AAGAGCTCCGTTCTCTAcatcttcttttttgaaaactgaagaaaaaggTTACCAATTAGTCGACGTCAAAACATCTCAACTTGTCGAACGCGAAGAAGACAAAAAGGATGTTTTCGAAGATCATCCACCA TTTTATCTTGAACCTTTGAGTGGTGTACCACCAGAACATCGTCGAGAAAGATTAGTTCGTATTTCAAAACCACCGAAAAATGCCATGCAATCTGGTACTGATAACACTCATGGTTATTTAATTCAGTTCGATCAAAGGCAACGTTGGGAGAATAACTTGATGGGATGGACATCTTC TGGCGATCCGTTATCGAATTTGCAAATGCGTTTTCGAACAATTGAAGAAGCTATAACGTTCTGTAAGAAAAATGCTTACCCTTACTATATCGAAGATGAAAAACCGTTGAATGCGAGGAGCAAATCGTATGCTAATAACTTTTCATGGAATAAACGTTCGAGAACTTCTACCAAGTGA